Proteins encoded in a region of the Suncus etruscus isolate mSunEtr1 chromosome 1, mSunEtr1.pri.cur, whole genome shotgun sequence genome:
- the LOC126022747 gene encoding small nuclear ribonucleoprotein E, whose amino-acid sequence MAYRGQGQKVQKVMVQPINLIFRYLQNRSRIQVWLYEQVNMRIEGCIIGFDEYMNLVLDDAEEIHSKTKSRKQLGRIMLKGDNITLLQSVSN is encoded by the coding sequence ATGGCGTACCGCGGCCAGGGCCAAAAGGTGCAGAAGGTGATGGTGCAGCCGATCAACCTCATCTTCAGATATTTGCAAAATAGATCTCGGATTCAGGTGTGGCTTTATGAACAAGTGAACATGAGGATAGAGGGCTGTATCATTGGTTTTGATGAGTATATGAACCTCGTATTAGATGATGCAGAAGAGATTCACTCAAAGACAAAGTCAAGGAAACAGCTGGGTCGGAtcatgctaaaaggagataatatTACTCTGCTCCAAAGTGTCTCTAACTAG
- the LOC126012850 gene encoding high mobility group protein B2-like, which yields MPQKLLRDQRRARYDREMKNYLPSKVDNKAKGKKKDPNAPKRPPSAFFLFCSEYRPKIKSEHPGLSIGDTAKKLGEMWSEQSAKDKQPYKQKAVKLKEKYEKDIAAYRAKGKSEVGKKGPGRPTGSKKKNEPEDDEEEEEEEEEEEDEEEEEDEEE from the exons atgccaCAGAagctg TTGCGGG atcaacgaaggGCCCGCTATGACCGCGAGATGAAGAACTACCTGCCCAGCAAGGTGGATAATAAGGCGAAGGGCAAGAAGAAAGACCCCAATGCGCCCAAGAGGCCCCCATCTGCCTTCTTCCTGTTTTGCTCTGAATATCGCCCCAAGATCAAGAGTGAGCACCCTGGGCTGTCCATTGGGGATACGGCCAAAAAGTTGGGGGAGATGTGGTCTGAGCAATCTGCCAAGGATAAGCAGCCCTACAAGCAGAAAGCAGTGAAGCTGAAGGAGAAATACGAAAAGGATATTGCTGCATACCGTGCCAAGGGCAAAAGTGAAGTAGGAAAGAAAGGTCCTGGCAGGCCTACAGGTTCAAAGAAGAAGAATGAACCagaagatgatgaagaggaggaggaggaggaggaggaagaggaagacgaggaggaggaggaagatgaagaagaataa